Proteins co-encoded in one Juglans regia cultivar Chandler chromosome 16, Walnut 2.0, whole genome shotgun sequence genomic window:
- the LOC109016786 gene encoding endochitinase-like, translating to MGLKLKMKLFSLILLFAFFLGASAQQCGRQAGGAVCMNGLCCSQFGYCGSTTEYCGAGCQSQCSGANPTPTPNTGGNDVSSIISSSLFDQLLKYRNDGRCRSNGFYTYNAFITAARSFNGFGTTGDVNTRKREIAAFLGQTSHETTGGWPSAPDGPYAWGYCFITEINKADYCTPSAAWPCAPGKQYYGRGPIQLTHNYNYGPAGNAIGSNLINNPDLVATDPTISFKTAIWFWMTAQGNKPSSHNVIIGRWTPSAADRSAGRVPGYGVITNIINGGLECGRGSDARVADRIGFYKRYCDIFGVGYGDNLDCYNQRPFA from the exons ATgggattaaaattgaaaatgaagcttttttctttgattctcCTTTTCGCTTTCTTTCTCGGAGCCTCGGCACAACAATGTGGGAGACAGGCCGGGGGAGCTGTGTGTATGAATGGGCTATGTTGCAGCCAATTTGGGTATTGTGGCAGCACAACTGAGTATTGTGGAGCTGGCTGCCAAAGCCAATGTTCTGGTGCAAACCCTACCCCAACCCCCAATACTGGTGGCAACGATGTTAGCAGCATCATAAGCTCATCTCTTTTTGACCAACTGCTCAAATATAGGAACGACGGGAGATGCAGAAGTAACGGATTCTACACTTACAATGCTTTCATCACTGCTGCACGATCTTTCAATGGCTTTGGCACAACTGGGGATGTTAACACACGTAAAAGGGAGATTGCAGCTTTCTTGGGTCAAACCTCTCACGAGACCACAG GAGGGTGGCCAAGTGCACCAGATGGCCCATATGCATGGGGATATTGCTTTATTACAGAAATCAACAAAGCAGACTATTGTACGCCCAGTGCAGCTTGGCCATGCGCTCCAGGCAAACAATACTATGGCCGGGGACCCATTCAACTCACCCA CAACTACAATTATGGGCCAGCCGGTAACGCAATTGGATCTAATCTCATAAATAATCCGGATTTGGTAGCCACAGACCCGACCATATCGTTCAAGACAGCCATATGGTTTTGGATGACCGCACAGGGAAACAAACCATCTAGCCACAATGTTATCATTGGGAGATGGACACCGTCGGCCGCCGACAGGTCAGCTGGTCGAGTCCCAGGTTACGGTGTCATCACCAACATAATCAATGGCGGGCTCGAATGTGGGCGTGGTTCCGATGCTAGAGTGGCTGACAGGATTGGGTTCTATAAAAGATACTGTGACATATTCGGAGTGGGCTACGGGGACAACTTGGATTGCTATAATCAAAGGCCTTTTGCCTAA
- the LOC109002305 gene encoding multiple organellar RNA editing factor 1, mitochondrial produces MALYSFRLRRTLTSLSTLNRSLYEVSSIPAISTPALQSPLLQGSTFRSSRPFTLLFQSRPFKSTTFVLSSARSTYNSNSTEEIGPDTILFEGCDYNHWLIVMDFPKDPKPTPEQMVQTYEETCAKGLNISLEEAKKKMYACSTTTYSGFQAVMTEEESNKFHGLPGVIFVLPDSYIDPVNKEYGGDKYINGTIIPRPPPVQYGRPGRNRDRRYGQGSTSNQQWKPSNDYQMSGDGRNYGAPQNHPPQQNYAPPRQGERGDHIPMNNRNYAPGGTGNYQSGRGDPVPSHQSNYNPGGQGNYSPQEQRDFPQRNQSHYGPPGQGNFAGANRNYGPSQDGSYGRGPGGYQGQETYEPSGQGASSGNGQGYPGHGQGYPGPGEAQRFSQEEQRNWQGEPRTYAPRGPTGNDQGRY; encoded by the exons ATGGCGTTGTACTCTTTCCGCCTCCGTCGAACCCTAACCTCTCTCTCCACCCTCAACCGCAGTCTCTATGAAGTTTCTTCAATTCCTGCAATCTCTACTCCCGCTCTACAGTCCCCACTTCTCCAGGGCAGCACTTTCAGGTCATCAAGGCCCTTCACTCTTCTATTTCAATCCCGGCCGTTCAAATCGACGACCTTCGTGCTCTCCTCGGCCCGCTCAACATACAATAGCAACAGCACCGAGGAAATCGGGCCTGATACGATACTGTTCGAAGGTTGCGACTACAACCACTGGCTTATCGTTATGGATTTCCCGAAGGACCCCAAGCCCACACCCGAGCAAATGGTCCAGACCTACGAGGAAACCTGTGCTAAGGGCCTCAACATTag TTTGGAAGAAgcgaaaaagaaaatgtatgcCTGTAGCACAACAACATACTCGGGCTTTCAGGCTGTGATGACTGAAGAAGAGTCCAACAAGTTTCATG GTTTACCTGGAGTTATTTTCGTGCTGCCAGATTCTTACATAGATCCAGTAAACAAGGAGTATGGAG GAGATAAATACATTAATGGAACAATTATACCAAGGCCACCCCCAGTTCAGTACGGGAGGCCGGGACGAAACCGTGATCGTAGATATGGACAGGGTTCAACGTCAAATCAGCAATGGAAACCCTCAAATGACTACCAGATGTCAGGAGATGGAAGGAACTATGGTGCTCCACAAAACCATCCACCACAGCAGAATTATGCTCCACCTAGACAAGGAGAAAGAGGCGATCATATACCCATGAACAACAGGAATTATGCCCCAGGAGGAACGGGCAATTACCAGTCAGGGCGGGGAGATCCAGTTCCTTCCCATCAGAGTAATTACAACCCAGGGGGGCAGGGAAATTATTCTCCCCAAGAACAAAGGGACTTCCCCCAACGCAATCAGAGTCATTATGGACCTCCTGGACAGGGGAATTTTGCTGGAGCTAATAGGAACTATGGTCCTTCACAGGATGGATCTTATGGGCGAGGACCAGGTGGATATCAGGGCCAAGAAACATATGAACCTTCTGGGCAGGGTGCAAGTTCTGGCAATGGCCAGGGTTACCCTGGGCATGGCCAAGGTTACCCAGGGCCTGGAGAAGCTCAAAGGTTCTCACAGGAGGAGCAGAGAAACTGGCAAGGAGAGCCAAGGACCTATGCACCGAGgggaccaactggaaatgaccAA GGGAGATATTGA